A window from Mixophyes fleayi isolate aMixFle1 chromosome 12, aMixFle1.hap1, whole genome shotgun sequence encodes these proteins:
- the TAGLN2 gene encoding transgelin-2, translating to MANKGPSYGLSREVQMKIDQKYDPELENILVQWIVNQCPPACGQPSEPGKVGFQTWLKDGTVLCHLINTLAPGSVGKIQGSAMAFKQMEQVSQFLKACEKYGIAATDLFQTVDLWEGKDMASVQRTLMNLGGMAVTKDDGYFRGDPNWFPKKSLENRRDFSKDKLKEGQSVIGLQMGTNKGASQSGMTGYGMPRQIL from the exons ATGGCCAACAAAGGACCTTCTTACGGACTGAGCAGGGAAGTGCAGATGAAGATCGACCAGAAATATGACCCGGAGCTGGAGAACATCCTGGTACAATGGATAGTTAATCAGTGTCCACCCGCCTGCGGGCAGCCTAGCGAGCCGGGGAAAGTCGGGTTTCAGACGTGGCTGAAGGACGGAACT GTACTTTGTCATCTGATCAACACCCTCGCACCCGGCTCTGTGGGCAAAATTCAGGGATCTGCAATGGCCTTCAAACAGATGGAACAGGTGTCTCAGTTCCTGAAGGCCTGCGAGAAATACGGAATTGCGGCTACCGACTTGTTCCAGACCGTTGATTTGTGGGAAG GAAAGGACATGGCAAGCGTCCAGCGGACTCTGATGAACTTGGGTGGTATGGCCGTTACGAAGGACGATGGATATTTCCGTGGAGATCCCAACTGGTTCCCAAA GAAATCTCTGGAAAACAGGCGTGATTTTTCCAAAGACAAATTAAAAGAAGGCCAGAGTGTCATCGGCCTGCAGATGGGCACCAACAAAGGAGCATCCCAGTCCGGAATGACCGGCTACGGCATGCCTAGGCAAATCCTCTGA